The DNA region TTTCGGATTGAACGCTCCTCGACCTTTGTGGCATTGGGAGGTGGGGTGATTGGAGATATGACGGGATTTGCGGCGGCGACTTGGTTACGGGGTGTGAATGTGGTGCAGGTGCCTACCTCCCTGTTAGCCATGGTAGATGCGGCGATCGGTGGCAAAACGGGGGTGAACCATCCCAGAGGTAAGAATTTAATTGGCGCTTTCCATCAGCCACGCTTAGTCCTGATTGATTCTCAGGTGTTAAAGACACTGCCAGCACGGGAGTTTCGGGCTGCGATCGCAGAGGTGATCAAGTACGGTGTGATTTGGGATGCGGAATTATTTACCCAATTGGAAAGTGTGTCCCGTCTCGACCGTCTATCTGCACTCCCAGAAGATTTGCTGCAGGAAATTCTGGTGCACTCCTGTCAGGCTAAAGCTCATGTGGTCAGCAAGGATGAAAAAGAAGCCGGACTGCGGGCCATTTTGAATTACGGACATACGATCGGTCATGCTGTGGAAAGCTTGACTGGCTATCGCCTGGTGAATCATGGAGAAGCGGTGGCGATCGGCATGGTGGCGGCAGGCCAGTTAGCAGCAGACCTGGATTTTTGGCCAGAGACCTTGGCCGCGCGTCAACTGGCGCTGATTCAGAAGGCGGGGCTACCGACTCAAATTCCGGCCTCTCTCAATGTTGAGGACATTATTGATGCGCTTCAAACTGACAAAAAAGTAAGTGCTGGACAGGTGCGATTTGTTTTGCCCACTCAGTTGGGAGCGGCAACAGTGACGGATCAGGTGCCAGCAGAAGCAATTCGGCAGGTGCTGAAGCAGATTCAGCAGTGAGATCAGACAATTTCACTGCTACTCCTGCTGATCTTTACTCCTCGACCCGATAGCCCAATTCGGCTAACTGCGATCGGGACTGCCGCCATTTGGGTTGTACCTTCACAAACAATTCCAGATATACCTTGCCAGCAATCAGTTTCTGGATCTGCTGCCGAGCCGCAGAGCCGATCGCCTTCAGCATGGTGCCCCCTTTACCAATCAGAATGCCTTTTTGCGAGGGACGCTCGACGTAAATAGTAGCCAGAATCCGGGTAATGGTGGGTTGCTCTTCGACGAGGTCAATCGCGATCGCGGTGGAATGGGGCACTTCCTTGCGGGTCAATAGTAGAATCTGCTCCCGAATCAACTCACCCATAATGAACCGCTCCGGTTGATCTGTGACTAAATCCGGTGGGTAGTAATAGGGGCCAGGTTCCAGATGATCAATCAGGCGCTGCTGCAATTGCTCCAGGCCATCCCCCGACAAGGCTGAAAATTTCACCCAGTCCCAGCCATGCTCCTGGGCCATATCCGCATAGCTCTGGTCAATGGCCTGAAAGTCTGCAGGCTGCTGATCCACCTTGTTAATGCCCAAAAGGACTGGCCCCTCGCAGTGACTGGCTAGTTCTGCAATAAAGGCATCCCCCTTTCCCGCTGGAACGGAACCGTCCACCACAAACAACAGGACATCCACTGATCGAATCGCCACCTGAGCATTTTTCACCAGCACCTCACCTAACTGATGTTGTGGCTTATGGATACCGGGCGTATCAACAAAAATGATTTGCGCCTCTGGAGTTGTTAAGATTCCCCGCAGACGATTGCGGGTAGTTTGGGCGATCGGCGAGGTAATGGCAATTTTTTGACCAATTAACTGATTCATCAAGGTGGACTTACCTACATTCGGTCGTCCCACAATGCCAACAAATCCTGACTTAAAACCGGGTGGAGATGAGGGAATAAGTCCGCTTTCTAGAGATGATAAACCGCTAGTATCTGTATCACTCATAACGTTACTGGAGCGATGGAGAGATGTGTTGGGCCGGAGAGGGGCTGGAGGCAGCATGAACCTTCAACCCTGCTTAAGCTTGTTTTTCCCCAGAACCCGATAGAGTCAGATCTTAGTTTGTGAGCGGAGATTCCGCCATCTATCTGGGAGCCATCGTATGGGAGAACACAAACGGATTGGAATTTTGACCAGTGGAGGAGACTGCGCTGGCTTGAATGCCGCCATTCGCGCCGTCGTTCATAGTGCGGTGAACACTTATGGCTGGGAGGTGTTTGGGATTCGGCAGGCCACTCAAGGGTTGATGGAGCGTCCCCCGCAAGCCATCAGCTTAACGCCTGACAAAGTAGACCCGTACCTGACCACTGGAGGCACCTTTTTAGGAACCACCAATAAGGGCAACCCATTTGCGTTTCCGATGGCAGATGGCAGTGTGTGCGATCGCTCTTACGAAATCATCGAAGGCTACCGGATGCTGGGCCTGGATGCCTTAATTGGAATTGGTGGGGATGGCAGTCTGGCGATTCTCAGGCGGCTGGCGCAACAGGGTGGTATCAATCTGGTGGGAATTCCCAAAACCATTGATAACGATGTTGGCGTCACCGAGTGTTCGATCGGTTTTGATACCGCCGTCAGCGTGGCTACTGAAGCTGTTGATCGCCTGCAATTCACAGCCGCCAGCCATAACCGGGTGATGATTTTGGAAGTCATGGGCCGCGATGCCGGACATATTGCTATGTGGGCTGGAATTGCTGGAGGCGCAGACATTATTCTGATTCCTGAAATTCCCTATACCCTGGAGGGTATCTGTCAGCACATTAAAAAACGACAGCAACAAGGTAAGAATTACTGCTTGATCGTCATCGCAGAGGCCGTTCGGACAGAAGCAGGCGATCGAGTCGTTGTTGCCGAGCATCCCGAAAACTGTCGATTGGGCGGGATTGGTCAATATCTCTCTCAGGAAATCTGCCGAATGATCGGAGCCGAAACTCGCGTCACCGTTTTAGGCCACATTCAGCGCGGCGGGATGCCCTCCCATTCCGATCGCTTGATTGCCACCGCCTTTGGAGTAGCAGCCGTAGAACTCATTGCCAAAGAGAAATATGACCATGTGGTAACCTGGCAAAAACGCCATGTCGTGTGCGTGCCGATCGAGGAAGCCATCAATCAATACTCAACCGTAAACCCCAATGGAACGTTGGCCACTACAGCGCGGCGCATGGGCATCTTTTTAGGTAGCTAAAGGAGTTGAGAGTGAAGAGTTGTAAGTTTTGAGTTGTGAGTTTTGAGGTTTAAGTTCCCGCTGGACTTACAACTTGTTTCATAAATTATGCGAAACCAAGTCCAGCTAGAGAACGGTCGTTTTCCGATCAGAGAAACTGCGGATCTGGACTTGGACAGGGTTTAAATGCAAAATTCCCCCATCCTCCATCCCCATCTACCTCTGTTACGCTCAATTCTTAGGGGTGCATGTCACTTTTGCCCTCACCCTAAATCCCTCTCCCAATTTGGGAGAGGGACTTTGAGATGGCTCGGCTCCCCTTCTCCCAACCTGGGAGAAGGGGCTGGGGGATGAGGGACTGCAAAGGTGACATGCTCTCATTCTTAGCTCTTACTCGTTTTGCTAACTTATGGTATTCGTTGTTACGAATGATGATGGGATTGATGCACCTGGGATCAAGGCACTGGTGGAGGCTGTAAAGGCACTTCGTCAGGACGTGGTGGTTGTGGCTCCCCAGACTCATTTATCGGGCTGTAGCCATCAGGTAACGACCGATCGGCCCATCCAGATTGAGCAGCGATCGAACTGGGAATACGCGATCGCTGGTACTCCAGCAGACTGTACCCGAATTGCCCTGAGTTATCTGGGGTTAGAAGTAGATTATGTTCTATCTGGAATTAATTCAGGTGGGAACCTGGGGGCTGATGTCCACGTCTCTGGAACTGTTGCAGCCGTAAGAGAGGCATCTCTACATCGCATTCCAGGAGTCGCCATCTCGCATTACCGGCAGGGAAAGCGGGAAATAGATTGGGAACTGGCTACGGCACACACAATCAGGGTTTTAGCCACCTTGCTGGCCCAATCTACAGCACCAGGCACCTTCTGGAATGTAAACCTGCCCCATCTATCCCCAGGTTCGTGTGAACCTGCGATTCAATTTTGTTCTCCCTGTACGCAACCCTTACCAGCCGCGTACCGAGTTGAAAATGATCTGCTTTATTACACTGGGGAATATGCCAACCGCCTTCGGGATCCGGGCGCAGATGTCGAGGTTTGTTTCTCGGGCCATATTGCTGTTACACTCCTACATATTTAACGGCTTCTCTGGTGATAGGCATAGAAATATGGGCCAAAGCATCCTGGCGAGGGAGGAGGTGACGTGTAAGGTATAAAAATACGCCTGCTTAAGGCCGTTTTCGGTCTTTTACTCGTTTACTTAGCTAACTAATCCCGTAGGTTAATATTTCCTGCGTAATAAGTTACACACCCTTGCTGATGACTACACAGGGTGCAAGTTTTTCATTTTGTTAAAAGTGCTATATGGCAAGGGTTTGAGAGCCAGCCTGAAAGATAAGGACACTCATACAGAGTGTTTGACATTGCCTAGTAAAACCACTTAGATTAGTACCATTCTGTTCCCTGAATTCTGGCATTCTCTTTCAAAGAATCATCAAGTTAAGAAATTTTAAAGATGATGTAGGCTGGTTGGGTTACGTTCGGTCATCAGTCCATATCGTAATTGTTGAGTCTATTCGCCGACGTTGGGAGAGTAGGTAGGGGAACCGCAATGTTATTAATTCGTGAAATTGTTAAGGAAGCGCTAGTCTCTGGTTGCCTGACAGTAGAAGCAGAGGAACAGTTACGGCAACTCTTGAAGACGAAATATGACGCTAAAGATTTCAAGGCGTTTATGAAGCTGCAGCACGCTGTAGTTTCGGGGTATGTTCGGCAAGAATCCCGAGAAATTGCTAAGCGGAATCAATCTCTTGCTGTTGCATCTTAAGACTAAGCGGCTGGAAGCTATCTCCCAACCGCTTACTCAAGGGTATTACTTAACTGGAGTTTAAGGTTTAACCGAGCTTAACCGATTAATCATCAGGAAGCGATCGCTTCAGCTTTCCGGGATGATTTTGCTGCAGGCCGCTCCATTCCTGCTTCGATATTTTGCATTAAGAACACCAGCAACGGATTGCTTTGTAATTCACGGCGCAACATCCGGATCAGTTCTCGCTCGATCTGGACCTGTAAGCCCGTCCAGTCAATGTCTACCCCCTCGCCAAAGGAACGGGCAAATTCGGACCAGCGATCGTGCAGCACCATCCCGATTGTGGTATCAATCTTCTCTTGAAGCTGAGACTTGTCCAGAGAAGTCACCACACCTCGCAAGTGGATTTCAGGTCGAGCAACTAACTCACCTTTCCAGTTAATCACCGTGGCAATCGTAACAATGCCATCCTCAGCAAGCTGCTGGCGTTCCTTCAGTACCTGATCGTTCACCACGCCCGATCGAGAGGCGTCCACCAATTCAATACCGGAAGGAACTTTGCCTGCAATGCGGATACTGGTTGGGGTCAACTCCACCACGTCCCCGTTGTCGATCACCACCATATTCTCAGCAGGAATTCCCATACTTTGAGCGGTTTGAGAATGCTTTACCAGCATCCGGTGTTCACCGTGAACAGGTAAGAAGAACTTGGGACGGGTGAGACCAATCATCAACTTCTGATCTTCCTGGCAGCCGTGTCCCGAAACGTGGATGCCCTGTTCCTTGCCATACTTGACCGTGGCTCCCTGCATCATCAATTTGTCGATCGTGTTGACGACTGCGATCGTATTGCCAGGAATCGGATTGGCGGAGAAGACCACCGTATCACCGGGCCGAATCTTCACCTGACGATGTTCGCCATTGGCAATTCGGGTGAGAGCGGAGAGGGGTTCTCCCTGGGAACCTGTAGTCAAAATCAGCACCTGATTATCGGGCAGTTTGTTGACCATGTTGAGCGGCTTCAGCAGGTCATCCTCGCACTTGATGTACCCCAAATTGCGGGCATGGGCAATCACATTCAGCATGGAGCGACCCAATACAGAGACGACCCGGCCATGCTCCTTGGCTAACTCCAGAATCATGTTGATCCGATGGACAGAGGAAGCAAAGGTGGTGACTAAGAGCCGTCCCTGAGCCTGACCAAAGATGCGATCGAGATTAGGATAGACCGATCGCTCGGAGGGCGTATAGCCAGGAACTTCTGAATTGGTGGAATCGCTGATCAGACAGTGAACGCCCTGTTCGCCGTACTCGGCTAATCGTTGGAAGTCAAAAAATTCTCCATCCACAGGCGTATGGTCAATTTTGAAATCGCCCGTATGGATGACCACCCCGACGGGCGTGCGAATGGCGACCGTAAAGCTGTCTGCAATGGAGTGGGTATTGCGAATAAATTCTACGAAGAACGAAGAGCCGATCCGCACGATGTCACGGGGACGCACGGTACGCAGTTCAGTACGATCAGACACTCCTGCTTCCTCCAACTTATCCTGCAGGAGGGCGATCGCCAACCGGGGGCCATAGATGACTGGGATCTCAAATTGCTTCAGATGAAATGCAATCCCACCAATGTGGTCTTCATGACCGTGAGTAACAATCATGCCCTTGATTTTGTGGCGGTTCTCCCGCAGGTAAGTCATATCGGGTAGGACAATATTGACTCCGTGCATACCATCGGTGGGGAATGCCAGACCAGCATCCAGCAGCACAATTTCATCATTAATTTCAAACACGCAGGTGTTTTTACCAATTTCGTGGAGTCCACCCAGAGGAATGATTTTCAGTACAGGCGTTGAATTGGTTTGGGTCATTGGTATCCTTACAAAACAGTTAAAGCAAACGTTGGCAGTTCAACACCTGAAAAGCGTTGGCAGCCAAATGAATCAAAACGAGATATTCAGTTGTCAGGAAAACTTGGATGAGGAACAAGCGTGCCTGATCAGCCCCCTGTTTAGCCTTTAGAGCAACGCTAAATCGACCAGTACGGATTTCAAAGCTTGCATGACTTCTTCTGAAGGGTCAGCGAGAGGAAGCCGGGTAGAACCCACCTGCCATCCCTGGAGACGGAGAGCCGCTTTCACTGGAATGGGATTGGTCGTCAGGAAGAGGGCTTTGAACAGGGGAAATAGCTTGAGGTGAATTTGGATCGCTGTATCAACCTGACCCGATCGAAAAGCCTGCACCATGGTCTGAAGCTGAGAGCCAACCAGATGGCTGGCGACACTGATCACCCCTTTGGCACCAACCGCCAGTAGAGGCATCGTTAACGAGTCATCTCCAGAATAGATGGCAAATTCAGGCGGGGTATTGCGACGAATCTGACTGGCCTGATCCAGATTCCCACTGGCCTCCTTAATTCCCACAATATTGGCAATCTCGGCTAGGCGAACCACCGTTTCCGGTAAGAGATTTTGCCCAGTGCGACCTGGAATATTGTAAAGAATCAAGGGAAACTCTGGAGTGGCTTCCGCGATCGCTTTGAAATGCTGATACAAGCCCGATTGAGGTGGCTTGTTGTAATACGGCACCACCTGCAGCGAACCATCTAGTCCCAGTTTAGCGGCTTTTTCGGTTGCTTCGATCGCCTCCTGGGTAGAATTTGAGCCAGTTCCGGCAATAATTTTGGCTTTCCCAGCCACGGCCTGCTGCACCACATGGAACAGTTCAAATTCCTCATCCCACGTCAGGGTGGGGGATTCCCCAGTAGTGCCGCAGACTACCAAGGTATCCGTGCCATGATCTGCCAGATGACTGGCCAGCTTTTCAGCAGTTGCATAATTAACCTGGCCATCGTCGGTAAATGGCGTGACCATTGCAGTTAAAACGTTTCCAAAATCCACCACGAGTTCTTGGGAATTGCTAATTGTTGGTAAACAAGTCAGGAAATGAGCCAATGCTGTAAAAGGGGAATGCTTGCGAGCCAGGATAAAAAAATTATCGAGTCAGAGCGATCGCAGGCTTTAAGAGATCCTTTTGCACGAGCAATTCAGCAATCTGTATAGCGTTCAAAGCGGCCCCTTTACGAATCTGATCCCCGCACAGCCAGAGATCCAAAGCCGCAGGATGAGAGATATCCTGGCGAATCCGGCCTACCAGTACTTCGTCTTTGCCACTGGCCTCGATCGGCATCGGGAAATAGTTGGCTGACCAATCTTCCACCAGCTTAACTCCTGGTGCCTGACTTAAAATTTGCCGAGCCTGTTCCACACTAAAAGGCCGCTCAAACTCCAGATTAATCGCTTCTGAGTGTGCCCGCAACACGGGAACCCGAACACAAGTAGCGGTTACCCGTAAGTCTGGAGCACCAAAAATTTTCCGAGTCTCGTTGACTATCTTCATCTCTTCCTCGCAGTATCCCTGCTCATTTAGCTTGGAGTTGTGCGGAAATAGATTGAACGCCAGAGGGTAGGGAAAAATCTCTGTCTGGGGAGATTGGCCCTGCAAGATGGCCTGGGATTGTATCTTCACCTCTTCCATCGCTCGTGCCCCGGCCCCACTGGCCGATTGATAAGTCGCTGCCACAATCCGCTTGATGGGTTGCACCTGATGCAGGGGGAATACCGCGACCGCCATCAAAATAGTGGTGCAATTGGGATTGGCAATAATTCCCTGGTGGGTGGCGGCGGCTTCAGGATTCACCTCTGGCACGATCAGGGGAATGGCTGGATCCATACGGAAAGCACTGGAATTATCCACCACTACGGCCCCCGCCTCAACCGCTTTCGGTGCCCAGACGCGGGAAGTAGAGGCTCCGGCAGAAGCCAGCACCAGATCGACTCCAGCAAATGAGCGATCGTCCACAACCTCAACTGGAATACTTTCACCCTTGAATTGGAGCCGCTGACCTGCCGATCGAGGTGAAGCCAGTAGTTTTAAGTCGGAAACGGGAAATCGCCTTTGCTCTAACAGATCAAGCAGTTCAGTGCCAACGGCTCCCGTTGCCCCCAAAATCGCAACTCGATAAGAATCAACCAAGTTAAGTAACCTCCAAAATTAGTAGCGGTCTGTAAAAGGCTTGTGTAGCAGTGGGAATAAATGGTAGTGGATCAAAAATCTGGATATTGTACTGAGGCTCTCTTTAAGATGCGTATACAAGTACTTTTATCTTGCGCTCTGCTTTTATCTCGCGTTCCGTATTGTTCCCATGCCCTGGATTCTCTTCAAGCATGAAAGCATACGATAAATGATTCCCAAGATTCTAGCGGATTTTTTTAGAAACCCAGCCCCAATATCTACGTTTTTGGGAAATTCGCTTTACTACGTTGAGCGAACCTGCTCCGGTAGGTTGCCTAAAGTTCAGGCCCGATTCTGTCGCTTCTTCAGCATGGCATGAATGGGGTGCGCTTGAGCGATTTTTAAGATTTGAAGTTCCAATCGCGCCAACCGGAATCAGGATCCGTTACTATAGCTTATTGCGGCGATCGCGGTTTCAGGCGATCGTCGGCTGTTTGAACGCTCAAAACGCTGATTCAGCCCTTCTAGTCACCTTCTTAAGTACCGATGAAAGTTACCCAGGAAAAACTCCCTGCCAGTCAGATTGGTTTGGAAATCGAAGTCCCTCCCGAAATGTCTAAAAAGGCTTACGAGCGGGTCATTCAAGAATTTACTCGCTCTGCTAATATTCCTGGGTTCCGCAAAGGTAAGGTGCCCCGTCAGGTCTTAATTCAACGAATTGGTTCCCTGCGAATCAAAGCAGCAGCGGTTGAAGAACTGGTCGAAAACAGCCTGAAAGAAGCGGTCAAACAGGAAAACATCAATGCTCTGGGCAACTTTCAACTGCGATCGTCCTTCGATGACCTGATCAGCCAGTTTGAACCCGACCAGGCGCTTACCTTTTCCGCTTCGGTAGATGTTCCCCCCGAAGTCACGCTCAGCGAATACAGTGGCCTGAAGGTTCAGGCGGAAGAGATCAAACCTGATCCAGAGCGAGTTGAAAAAGTATTGCACAGTTATCAAGAACAGACAGCCACTCTGGTGCCCGTAGAAGCACGACCCGCCCAGATGAAAGACGTGGCAGTTGTAGACTTTAAGGGCGTGATTCCCAGTGACGACCCCGACCAAGAACCTATGCCGATCCCTGGCGGTGAAGCCCAGGACTTTCAGTTGGAACTGGAGGAAGGCCGGTTTATCCCAGGTTTTATCGATGGGATTGTGGGCATGAGTCCGGGAGAGACTAAAGAGATTCAGGCTCAGTTCCCCGAAACTTATCCTCAAGAAGACGTAGCTGGCAAAATGGCGACATTTACCGTCACGTTAAAGGAATTGAAAGAAAAAGAACTGCCGGAACTGGATGATGACTTTGCCCAGGAAGTCAGCGAATTTCAAACTCTGGCGGAACTGCGGGAATCTTTAGAGTCCCGGTTTGCGAAGGAAGCGGAGGATAAAACCCGCGCCAACCAGGAAGAGGCGATTCTGAAGGAATTACTCAATCACGTTGAGGCTGAGATTCCGGAGACGTTGATTGACCGGGAAGTCACCCATATGCTGAATCAGACGGCAATGCAGTTGCAGAACCAGGGCATTGATGTCAGGCAGTTGTTTACTCAAGAACTGATTGCCCGCCTGAAAGAGCAATCCCGACCAGAAGCCATCAACCGAATTAAGCGCACGTTAGCCCTGGGCGAAATTGCGAAACGCGAGTCGATCGAAGTGGATCCCGAAGAAGTCTCAGCTAAATCTCAAGAGTTGTTGAATGAACTGGCTGACCAGGGAGTCGATCGCAATATTGATCCAGATCGCTTACAAAGCGTGGTGACAGAGGATCTGCTGAAAGAAAAAATTATGAACTGGCTGATTGAACATTCGACGATCGAGTTAGTTCCCGAAGGCAC from Leptodesmis sichuanensis A121 includes:
- the aroB gene encoding 3-dehydroquinate synthase produces the protein MPFIIPVQLPQNSYNITIAPGALDHLGAEMQSLKLGQKVLLVSNPVIFRHYGERAITALETAGFTVQSCILAAGERYKTPATLQKIYDAALDFRIERSSTFVALGGGVIGDMTGFAAATWLRGVNVVQVPTSLLAMVDAAIGGKTGVNHPRGKNLIGAFHQPRLVLIDSQVLKTLPAREFRAAIAEVIKYGVIWDAELFTQLESVSRLDRLSALPEDLLQEILVHSCQAKAHVVSKDEKEAGLRAILNYGHTIGHAVESLTGYRLVNHGEAVAIGMVAAGQLAADLDFWPETLAARQLALIQKAGLPTQIPASLNVEDIIDALQTDKKVSAGQVRFVLPTQLGAATVTDQVPAEAIRQVLKQIQQ
- the era gene encoding GTPase Era; protein product: MSDTDTSGLSSLESGLIPSSPPGFKSGFVGIVGRPNVGKSTLMNQLIGQKIAITSPIAQTTRNRLRGILTTPEAQIIFVDTPGIHKPQHQLGEVLVKNAQVAIRSVDVLLFVVDGSVPAGKGDAFIAELASHCEGPVLLGINKVDQQPADFQAIDQSYADMAQEHGWDWVKFSALSGDGLEQLQQRLIDHLEPGPYYYPPDLVTDQPERFIMGELIREQILLLTRKEVPHSTAIAIDLVEEQPTITRILATIYVERPSQKGILIGKGGTMLKAIGSAARQQIQKLIAGKVYLELFVKVQPKWRQSRSQLAELGYRVEE
- a CDS encoding ATP-dependent 6-phosphofructokinase → MGEHKRIGILTSGGDCAGLNAAIRAVVHSAVNTYGWEVFGIRQATQGLMERPPQAISLTPDKVDPYLTTGGTFLGTTNKGNPFAFPMADGSVCDRSYEIIEGYRMLGLDALIGIGGDGSLAILRRLAQQGGINLVGIPKTIDNDVGVTECSIGFDTAVSVATEAVDRLQFTAASHNRVMILEVMGRDAGHIAMWAGIAGGADIILIPEIPYTLEGICQHIKKRQQQGKNYCLIVIAEAVRTEAGDRVVVAEHPENCRLGGIGQYLSQEICRMIGAETRVTVLGHIQRGGMPSHSDRLIATAFGVAAVELIAKEKYDHVVTWQKRHVVCVPIEEAINQYSTVNPNGTLATTARRMGIFLGS
- the surE gene encoding 5'/3'-nucleotidase SurE, which encodes MVFVVTNDDGIDAPGIKALVEAVKALRQDVVVVAPQTHLSGCSHQVTTDRPIQIEQRSNWEYAIAGTPADCTRIALSYLGLEVDYVLSGINSGGNLGADVHVSGTVAAVREASLHRIPGVAISHYRQGKREIDWELATAHTIRVLATLLAQSTAPGTFWNVNLPHLSPGSCEPAIQFCSPCTQPLPAAYRVENDLLYYTGEYANRLRDPGADVEVCFSGHIAVTLLHI
- a CDS encoding ribonuclease J, which encodes MTQTNSTPVLKIIPLGGLHEIGKNTCVFEINDEIVLLDAGLAFPTDGMHGVNIVLPDMTYLRENRHKIKGMIVTHGHEDHIGGIAFHLKQFEIPVIYGPRLAIALLQDKLEEAGVSDRTELRTVRPRDIVRIGSSFFVEFIRNTHSIADSFTVAIRTPVGVVIHTGDFKIDHTPVDGEFFDFQRLAEYGEQGVHCLISDSTNSEVPGYTPSERSVYPNLDRIFGQAQGRLLVTTFASSVHRINMILELAKEHGRVVSVLGRSMLNVIAHARNLGYIKCEDDLLKPLNMVNKLPDNQVLILTTGSQGEPLSALTRIANGEHRQVKIRPGDTVVFSANPIPGNTIAVVNTIDKLMMQGATVKYGKEQGIHVSGHGCQEDQKLMIGLTRPKFFLPVHGEHRMLVKHSQTAQSMGIPAENMVVIDNGDVVELTPTSIRIAGKVPSGIELVDASRSGVVNDQVLKERQQLAEDGIVTIATVINWKGELVARPEIHLRGVVTSLDKSQLQEKIDTTIGMVLHDRWSEFARSFGEGVDIDWTGLQVQIERELIRMLRRELQSNPLLVFLMQNIEAGMERPAAKSSRKAEAIAS
- the dapA gene encoding 4-hydroxy-tetrahydrodipicolinate synthase; the encoded protein is MVDFGNVLTAMVTPFTDDGQVNYATAEKLASHLADHGTDTLVVCGTTGESPTLTWDEEFELFHVVQQAVAGKAKIIAGTGSNSTQEAIEATEKAAKLGLDGSLQVVPYYNKPPQSGLYQHFKAIAEATPEFPLILYNIPGRTGQNLLPETVVRLAEIANIVGIKEASGNLDQASQIRRNTPPEFAIYSGDDSLTMPLLAVGAKGVISVASHLVGSQLQTMVQAFRSGQVDTAIQIHLKLFPLFKALFLTTNPIPVKAALRLQGWQVGSTRLPLADPSEEVMQALKSVLVDLALL
- a CDS encoding aspartate-semialdehyde dehydrogenase — translated: MVDSYRVAILGATGAVGTELLDLLEQRRFPVSDLKLLASPRSAGQRLQFKGESIPVEVVDDRSFAGVDLVLASAGASTSRVWAPKAVEAGAVVVDNSSAFRMDPAIPLIVPEVNPEAAATHQGIIANPNCTTILMAVAVFPLHQVQPIKRIVAATYQSASGAGARAMEEVKIQSQAILQGQSPQTEIFPYPLAFNLFPHNSKLNEQGYCEEEMKIVNETRKIFGAPDLRVTATCVRVPVLRAHSEAINLEFERPFSVEQARQILSQAPGVKLVEDWSANYFPMPIEASGKDEVLVGRIRQDISHPAALDLWLCGDQIRKGAALNAIQIAELLVQKDLLKPAIALTR
- the tig gene encoding trigger factor, with protein sequence MKVTQEKLPASQIGLEIEVPPEMSKKAYERVIQEFTRSANIPGFRKGKVPRQVLIQRIGSLRIKAAAVEELVENSLKEAVKQENINALGNFQLRSSFDDLISQFEPDQALTFSASVDVPPEVTLSEYSGLKVQAEEIKPDPERVEKVLHSYQEQTATLVPVEARPAQMKDVAVVDFKGVIPSDDPDQEPMPIPGGEAQDFQLELEEGRFIPGFIDGIVGMSPGETKEIQAQFPETYPQEDVAGKMATFTVTLKELKEKELPELDDDFAQEVSEFQTLAELRESLESRFAKEAEDKTRANQEEAILKELLNHVEAEIPETLIDREVTHMLNQTAMQLQNQGIDVRQLFTQELIARLKEQSRPEAINRIKRTLALGEIAKRESIEVDPEEVSAKSQELLNELADQGVDRNIDPDRLQSVVTEDLLKEKIMNWLIEHSTIELVPEGTLTQAEEEETTEDVEEATAPTPAEPSLEESEPAPVEAATATVDIPAETVTEPEAEAQPEAPAPKRKRTTKSAATKTEDPPAADVTPAEAGNEDAPAPKARKSTKKPKQTPAE